One genomic segment of Magnetovibrio sp. PR-2 includes these proteins:
- a CDS encoding ATP-binding protein, with protein sequence MPPAKTKAIKLEDIMGRPVSLDECWEVADFLLACLTHVTNARPLFGVFHAETGELTWTAGGAEVFSILYPYIDEQTGINVSCLNSLMALFGIPEDDYADIVETGKKLAPGSSLSVMKHLVGRDTRAFRMGMRRRVGENAHEVQFSMVDVTPFRDTARRTQAMAEQLVKGLNAPLGDSSARDILDTVLQDLDALFALDDAEKIEALTQDMSTRVTQASQLMIQVLLSFEQDAGGAAQWQPQTLDLSLRPVISVHNLPIDDWHDVYNQVLVIEDGVPSIIADLADRVKLAYSFVCNATSTMLISPTEERYFALNGPAAGKQFSTIEELVRGIGVEENSTRTAVEFFSGLKEEPKLGLFAVNGENVQAWGRPGLYGGWQSTLVPAMQTGRIGGVDVRGLFHGLKNLLLHLQVLYVVKTRKDVDEVREGLTETSTKIHERLSDLERITKTGKRVERLTSEYVGQWLSAAKKVEGVVEGEVEVVADDAEYIKIPAVASEMEDTMEELVRNAFQHGADLVVVGAMKKGDHLCMHVTDNGPGMSDDKFEQLQNVLENRVYDPELSTRTDGTGNGLLSAAQAVSRFVDGHLGVTPGPGGKGVKVHISMKLPT encoded by the coding sequence ATGCCACCGGCAAAAACAAAAGCGATCAAGCTTGAGGACATCATGGGGCGACCCGTGAGCTTGGATGAGTGCTGGGAAGTCGCCGACTTCTTGTTGGCATGCCTTACTCATGTGACCAACGCGCGGCCTTTGTTCGGTGTTTTTCATGCCGAAACCGGAGAACTGACCTGGACCGCCGGTGGTGCTGAAGTCTTTTCCATTTTGTACCCCTACATTGACGAGCAGACGGGTATCAACGTTTCGTGCCTGAACAGTTTGATGGCGTTGTTCGGTATTCCCGAAGACGACTATGCAGACATCGTTGAAACCGGAAAGAAGCTGGCTCCCGGATCGTCATTGTCCGTGATGAAACATTTGGTCGGGCGGGATACGCGGGCGTTTCGCATGGGGATGCGCCGCCGTGTGGGTGAAAACGCCCACGAAGTTCAATTTTCCATGGTTGATGTCACACCGTTCCGCGACACCGCCCGGCGCACCCAGGCCATGGCGGAGCAACTCGTCAAAGGCCTGAACGCACCTCTGGGCGACAGCTCTGCACGCGATATTCTCGACACTGTTTTGCAGGATTTGGACGCTTTATTTGCGCTTGACGACGCTGAGAAAATCGAGGCCTTGACCCAGGATATGAGCACACGCGTGACCCAGGCTTCTCAGCTGATGATCCAGGTGCTGTTATCTTTCGAACAAGATGCAGGCGGTGCGGCGCAATGGCAGCCCCAGACCTTGGACCTAAGCCTGCGCCCGGTGATATCCGTTCACAACCTGCCCATTGACGATTGGCACGATGTCTACAACCAAGTTTTGGTGATCGAAGACGGCGTGCCTTCCATTATCGCCGATCTCGCAGACCGGGTGAAACTTGCCTACAGTTTTGTGTGCAATGCGACCTCGACAATGTTGATATCACCGACCGAAGAACGCTATTTTGCCCTCAACGGGCCTGCGGCGGGAAAGCAGTTTTCGACCATCGAAGAGCTGGTGCGCGGCATCGGCGTCGAAGAAAACTCCACCCGCACCGCAGTGGAGTTTTTCTCCGGTCTGAAAGAGGAGCCCAAGCTGGGCCTGTTTGCCGTGAACGGTGAAAACGTGCAGGCCTGGGGGCGGCCTGGGCTTTATGGTGGATGGCAATCCACACTGGTGCCCGCCATGCAAACCGGGCGCATCGGCGGTGTGGACGTGCGCGGGCTGTTCCATGGCCTGAAAAACCTGCTGCTGCATCTGCAAGTTCTTTACGTCGTCAAAACCCGCAAAGACGTTGACGAAGTTCGCGAAGGGTTGACGGAAACCTCAACCAAAATCCATGAACGCCTGAGCGACCTTGAGCGCATCACCAAAACCGGTAAGCGAGTAGAACGTCTGACCTCCGAATACGTCGGCCAATGGCTGAGTGCAGCGAAAAAAGTCGAAGGCGTGGTCGAGGGTGAGGTGGAAGTGGTCGCGGATGATGCCGAATACATAAAAATCCCTGCTGTGGCCTCGGAAATGGAAGACACCATGGAAGAATTGGTGCGCAACGCCTTCCAACACGGGGCCGACTTGGTCGTCGTTGGGGCGATGAAAAAGGGCGATCATTTGTGCATGCATGTCACCGACAACGGTCCGGGTATGAGTGATGACAAGTTTGAGCAGCTGCAAAACGTGTTGGAAAACCGCGTTTACGACCCAGAGCTTTCGACTCGCACGGACGGCACCGGAAACGGTTTGTTGTCCGCCGCCCAAGCCGTTTCGCGCTTCGTGGATGGGCATTTGGGGGTGACGCCGGGACCGGGCGGAAAGGGCGTCAAAGTCCACATTTCCATGAAGCTGCCCACGTGA
- a CDS encoding MBL fold metallo-hydrolase, translating into MLSTAFKSLLVACLSVVCLSVVTAEAHDVQVAEAEVRKMPLVNVTPSVYVIHGMVSLPTNDNNAFINNPGFVVTPKGVVVIDPGASTGVGKILLEHIASVTDKPVVAVINTHVHGDHWFGNHAVRKAYPDVPIYAHRKAIARIRGGADKEWLSLFQRMAPVAMAGTEIVRPNQKLDGGEELILGGESFNILYPVDHAHTDSDIMIEIPGEQTMFLGDVVMNNRAFGNRPHESSFSGMEDAIRIVLDRPGIKHFIPGHGPIGGRDMVENYLNLVATLRASVTKYYKAGEADFEMREKVLAELGAYSSWYGFDVMGRNISFVYLEVEDENF; encoded by the coding sequence GTGCTGAGCACTGCATTCAAAAGCCTGCTTGTTGCCTGCTTAAGCGTGGTGTGCCTGTCTGTTGTTACGGCCGAGGCCCATGATGTGCAAGTTGCCGAAGCCGAGGTGCGCAAAATGCCCTTGGTGAACGTGACGCCGTCCGTCTATGTCATCCACGGCATGGTGTCCTTGCCGACAAATGACAACAACGCGTTCATCAACAATCCCGGTTTTGTGGTGACACCAAAAGGTGTGGTTGTGATTGACCCGGGTGCGAGCACCGGCGTTGGTAAAATCCTCTTGGAACACATTGCTTCCGTCACGGACAAGCCTGTCGTGGCCGTCATCAACACCCATGTGCACGGTGATCATTGGTTCGGCAATCACGCGGTGCGCAAAGCGTACCCAGACGTGCCGATCTATGCGCACCGAAAAGCCATTGCCCGCATCCGTGGCGGTGCTGACAAAGAATGGCTGTCTCTGTTCCAACGCATGGCTCCCGTCGCTATGGCAGGCACGGAAATCGTCCGCCCCAATCAAAAGCTTGATGGTGGTGAGGAGCTGATTTTGGGGGGCGAGAGTTTTAACATCCTCTATCCCGTCGATCACGCACACACGGATTCCGACATCATGATCGAAATTCCGGGTGAGCAGACGATGTTTTTGGGCGATGTCGTGATGAACAATCGCGCCTTTGGCAATCGTCCGCACGAAAGCTCGTTTTCCGGCATGGAAGATGCCATCCGCATCGTGTTGGACCGCCCAGGCATCAAACACTTCATCCCCGGCCACGGCCCCATCGGTGGGCGGGACATGGTCGAAAACTACTTGAACTTGGTTGCGACGTTGCGCGCTTCGGTGACAAAGTACTACAAAGCTGGCGAAGCCGACTTCGAAATGCGTGAGAAGGTTTTGGCTGAGCTGGGCGCCTACAGCAGTTGGTACGGCTTCGACGTCATGGGCCGCAATATCAGTTTCGTATACTTAGAAGTCGAAGACGAGAATTTCTGA
- a CDS encoding GGDEF domain-containing protein, whose translation MGTLLSFPKNAWEMARQQDMGPSNGLLAALSFLRDALESNTHTMDDDLTNRCLRATNDALLAAMHTERQILHQALRLEEVEHLSRTDELTGAYNRRAFDQEFKRVLAAADRYGETGVLIYVDLDGFKPINDTYGHAAGDLVLCEVTRILQENVREHDFVARLGGDEYGVLLTRTTWKNGLERAELLKHLLNTASVKWHDKNIAVRASLGFQRFGPDDCDETLLKKADSAMYQAKRLRAKRAPVKA comes from the coding sequence ATGGGCACTTTATTGAGTTTTCCGAAGAACGCTTGGGAGATGGCCCGCCAACAGGATATGGGCCCCAGCAACGGACTTCTTGCCGCGCTTTCTTTTTTGCGTGATGCCTTGGAAAGCAACACCCACACCATGGATGACGACCTCACCAACCGGTGCCTGCGCGCCACCAATGACGCCCTCCTCGCCGCCATGCACACCGAACGCCAAATCCTTCACCAAGCCCTTCGCTTGGAAGAAGTCGAACACTTGTCGCGTACAGATGAGCTGACAGGCGCGTACAACCGCCGGGCTTTCGATCAGGAATTCAAACGCGTGCTGGCCGCAGCCGACCGGTATGGCGAAACGGGTGTGCTGATTTATGTCGATTTGGACGGCTTTAAGCCCATCAACGATACCTACGGTCACGCCGCGGGAGATTTGGTGCTGTGTGAAGTCACCCGCATTCTTCAAGAAAACGTCCGCGAACACGACTTTGTCGCCCGCCTGGGCGGTGATGAATATGGCGTTCTGTTGACCCGCACCACGTGGAAAAACGGATTGGAGCGCGCCGAGCTTCTCAAACATCTGCTCAACACCGCATCGGTCAAATGGCACGACAAAAACATCGCCGTGCGCGCAAGCCTCGGCTTCCAACGCTTCGGCCCCGATGACTGCGACGAAACACTTTTGAAAAAAGCCGACAGCGCCATGTACCAAGCCAAACGCCTGCGCGCCAAACGCGCACCCGTTAAAGCCTAA
- a CDS encoding ROK family protein, with the protein MRIGIDLGGTKIEGILLDGSGTEIQRLRVPTPQGDYAATVQATADLVYRLDQGLSTPPTIGVGIPGTISTQTGLVKNANSVCLIGHPLDKDLEHAIGRSVRLENDANCFAVSEAHDGAGAGAQVVFCVILGTGVGGGISIDGAPLKGLNAIAGEWGHNPLPWPLPWPQDDERPGPTCYCGLNGCIETFLSGPGLARDHHAHTGTDLNAVEIVAQAQSGDTDAEATLSRYEHRLARALASIINVLDPDVIVLGGGLSNIQRLYEAVPKLWSQWVFSDTVETKLMQNRFGDSSGVRGAAWLWPGAE; encoded by the coding sequence ATGCGCATCGGCATCGATCTCGGCGGCACCAAGATCGAAGGCATTTTGCTTGATGGCTCCGGCACCGAAATCCAGCGTTTACGCGTGCCCACGCCGCAAGGGGATTACGCCGCAACCGTACAGGCCACAGCAGACCTTGTTTACCGCCTGGATCAAGGCCTCAGCACCCCCCCCACCATCGGCGTTGGCATCCCCGGCACCATCTCGACCCAGACCGGCCTGGTTAAAAATGCAAATTCGGTGTGCTTGATCGGCCATCCCCTGGACAAAGACTTAGAGCACGCCATCGGGCGCTCTGTGCGTTTGGAAAACGACGCCAATTGTTTTGCCGTGTCCGAAGCCCACGACGGCGCAGGTGCGGGCGCACAGGTGGTTTTTTGCGTTATCCTCGGCACCGGGGTCGGCGGCGGCATCAGCATTGACGGCGCGCCGCTCAAAGGCCTCAACGCCATTGCCGGCGAATGGGGACACAATCCCCTGCCCTGGCCCCTGCCCTGGCCGCAGGACGACGAACGCCCGGGACCGACATGCTATTGTGGACTGAACGGCTGCATCGAAACGTTCCTGTCCGGCCCAGGGCTGGCACGCGATCATCATGCCCACACGGGCACAGACCTCAACGCAGTAGAGATCGTTGCCCAGGCCCAAAGCGGTGACACGGACGCCGAAGCTACGCTCTCACGCTATGAGCACCGCCTCGCGCGCGCATTGGCGTCCATCATCAACGTCTTGGACCCCGACGTCATCGTCTTGGGCGGCGGCCTGTCCAACATTCAGCGCCTGTATGAGGCCGTCCCCAAACTCTGGTCCCAATGGGTGTTTTCAGACACTGTGGAAACCAAACTGATGCAAAACCGCTTCGGCGACAGCTCAGGTGTGCGCGGTGCGGCGTGGTTGTGGCCCGGTGCTGAATAA
- a CDS encoding tetratricopeptide repeat protein: protein MEEFWTLFDKHIVWAGPVLLAGAGWLIARKFNHQPLPPPSHGETTEIVVDALKEKYGRQIDDQQQTIDTLRKAVDALTAEKSDPDATDTPETIDLALEHLKQGDTTQAEAIFQTILEAKKAEGTKAHQEAAQAAKHIGALAFLHDTPKALAAYKQATELDPDDAEAWNELGQLKHRLGDLSGAERAFEKVLALGNTSADKPTIAAATGNLGIIAKTRGDLDQAEDFFTKALTIEEELDCKEGVANQYNNLGNIALTQGDLDKAEDFHTKALMINEELGCKEGMANQYGNLGVIAKIRGVLDKAEDFHTKALAINGELDSKEGMAANYGNLGIIAQDRRQLDKAKDFHAKALTISEELDYKECMVANYGNLGLITLTQGKLYKAKDFITKSLTISEELGYKEGMATSYVNLGYIAKQRGDMNEACRLWHQALELFAAIGMPHMVEKLQGWLDDVGCDNEARATEDGA from the coding sequence ATGGAAGAGTTTTGGACTTTATTTGATAAGCATATCGTCTGGGCCGGGCCTGTTTTATTGGCCGGAGCTGGCTGGCTGATCGCACGCAAGTTCAACCACCAGCCCCTGCCGCCGCCTTCTCATGGCGAAACAACTGAAATTGTCGTTGATGCTTTGAAAGAAAAATATGGTCGCCAAATCGATGATCAGCAGCAAACCATTGACACCTTACGCAAGGCTGTTGACGCCCTGACGGCAGAAAAATCAGACCCTGATGCCACGGATACCCCCGAAACCATTGATCTCGCCCTCGAGCACCTGAAACAAGGCGACACCACCCAGGCCGAAGCCATCTTCCAAACCATCCTGGAAGCCAAAAAAGCCGAAGGAACCAAAGCCCACCAAGAAGCCGCCCAGGCTGCCAAGCACATCGGTGCGCTGGCGTTCCTGCACGACACCCCAAAAGCCCTCGCCGCGTACAAACAAGCTACTGAATTGGACCCGGACGATGCCGAGGCCTGGAATGAATTGGGGCAACTCAAACATCGATTGGGCGATTTGAGCGGAGCGGAACGGGCCTTCGAAAAAGTCCTGGCCCTAGGTAATACTTCGGCAGACAAACCCACCATAGCTGCTGCCACAGGCAACTTAGGCATCATCGCCAAAACCCGGGGCGACTTGGACCAGGCCGAGGACTTCTTCACCAAAGCCCTCACGATTGAGGAAGAACTGGACTGCAAGGAAGGCGTGGCGAACCAGTATAACAACTTGGGCAACATCGCCCTTACCCAGGGCGACTTGGACAAGGCCGAGGATTTCCACACCAAAGCCCTCATGATTAACGAAGAACTGGGCTGCAAGGAAGGCATGGCGAACCAGTACGGCAACTTGGGCGTCATCGCCAAAATCCGGGGCGTCTTGGACAAAGCCGAGGACTTCCACACTAAAGCCCTCGCCATCAACGGAGAGCTGGATAGCAAGGAAGGCATGGCAGCCAACTACGGCAACTTAGGCATCATCGCCCAAGACCGGCGCCAACTGGACAAGGCCAAGGACTTTCATGCCAAAGCCCTCACGATTAGCGAAGAACTAGACTACAAGGAATGCATGGTGGCCAATTACGGCAACTTAGGCCTCATCACCCTAACCCAGGGCAAATTGTATAAGGCCAAGGACTTCATCACCAAATCCCTCACGATTAGCGAAGAACTAGGCTACAAGGAAGGCATGGCGACCAGTTACGTCAACTTGGGCTACATTGCCAAACAACGCGGGGATATGAACGAAGCTTGCCGCTTGTGGCATCAGGCGCTTGAGCTGTTCGCCGCTATCGGCATGCCGCATATGGTCGAAAAGCTTCAAGGGTGGCTGGACGACGTTGGATGTGACAATGAGGCCCGTGCGACCGAGGACGGCGCGTAA
- the rnd gene encoding ribonuclease D yields the protein MTMITKTSELVQFCDSLKGTPFVTVDTEFMRENTYWPKLCLVQVAGPDEAVAIDALAPGIDLAPLFDLMDDTSVLKVFHAARQDLEIFHHLTGKVPAPLFDSQVAAMVCGFGDQVGYENLIAKLTKARVDKSSRFTDWSRRPLSDKQIAYALSDVTHLRDAYRKLSKKLEQNGREAWLESEMGILTSPSTYEGDPEQAHKRIKSRNPKPRVAVLLKELAAWREREAQKRDIPRNRILRDDALMEIAHHAPKNPNDLARTRGLGDRMAKGPQGADILKAVERGLAVPDDQLPKVKKKQELPAGIGPVADLLKVFLKMTCEQTGVAQKLIANAADIDQIAAYGDEAKVSAMEGWRFELFGEAALKLRSGEMGLAIKNKKVVLLDNSNGDEA from the coding sequence ATGACTATGATTACCAAAACATCCGAACTGGTTCAGTTCTGCGATTCCTTAAAAGGCACGCCGTTTGTCACCGTGGACACCGAGTTCATGCGCGAAAACACCTATTGGCCGAAGCTGTGCCTCGTCCAAGTCGCAGGTCCCGACGAAGCTGTCGCCATTGACGCGTTGGCGCCCGGTATTGATCTAGCCCCCCTGTTCGATTTGATGGACGACACGTCGGTTCTCAAAGTCTTTCACGCCGCACGCCAGGATTTGGAAATTTTCCATCACCTGACGGGCAAAGTTCCCGCACCGCTGTTCGACAGCCAAGTCGCCGCCATGGTGTGTGGGTTTGGCGATCAGGTGGGCTATGAGAACTTGATCGCGAAGCTCACCAAAGCGCGAGTCGATAAATCGTCGCGCTTCACCGACTGGTCGCGCCGCCCGCTGTCCGACAAACAGATTGCCTACGCCCTGTCCGACGTGACGCACCTGCGCGATGCCTATCGCAAGCTTTCGAAAAAGCTGGAACAAAATGGGCGTGAAGCATGGTTAGAGTCCGAAATGGGAATTCTGACCTCGCCCAGCACCTACGAAGGCGACCCGGAGCAAGCCCACAAACGCATCAAGTCGCGTAACCCCAAACCGCGCGTTGCTGTTTTGTTGAAAGAGCTGGCCGCGTGGCGCGAACGTGAAGCACAAAAGCGCGACATTCCGCGCAACCGCATTTTGCGCGATGACGCACTGATGGAAATCGCCCACCACGCGCCGAAAAACCCGAACGACCTGGCACGCACGCGCGGCCTTGGCGACCGCATGGCCAAAGGCCCGCAAGGGGCCGACATTTTAAAAGCCGTGGAACGCGGTCTCGCCGTTCCCGACGATCAATTGCCCAAAGTCAAAAAGAAGCAAGAACTCCCCGCCGGCATCGGCCCGGTGGCGGACTTATTGAAGGTCTTTTTGAAAATGACGTGCGAGCAAACAGGCGTGGCACAAAAGCTCATCGCCAACGCCGCCGACATCGATCAAATCGCAGCTTACGGCGACGAAGCCAAAGTCTCCGCCATGGAAGGCTGGCGTTTCGAGCTGTTCGGCGAAGCGGCATTGAAGCTCCGCTCCGGTGAAATGGGACTGGCTATTAAAAACAAAAAGGTCGTACTGTTGGACAATTCAAACGGCGACGAAGCTTAA
- a CDS encoding helix-turn-helix domain-containing protein, whose product MNAASDSTASMASQVDADETQDGASGHFPVFEAFDELGLTGRDVAELASVTPPTVSKWRKAKVKIPGEKLAFVTLVLAHLLDEVEQRNADTGVTKGAVMNARAALLYQDVLNKDLHPAQVRDGAQLFRTWWASGQAAKLQDKRFRPRDGAQILETLKRTRQFGG is encoded by the coding sequence GTGAACGCTGCGTCCGATTCGACAGCTTCAATGGCATCCCAAGTGGACGCAGACGAGACACAAGACGGTGCCAGTGGGCACTTTCCGGTGTTCGAAGCGTTTGACGAGTTGGGTTTGACAGGACGAGACGTGGCGGAGCTGGCCTCCGTGACGCCGCCGACGGTGAGCAAATGGCGCAAAGCCAAAGTTAAAATACCCGGCGAAAAGCTGGCATTTGTGACTTTGGTGTTGGCGCACTTGCTGGATGAGGTTGAGCAACGCAACGCCGATACGGGTGTGACGAAAGGTGCGGTTATGAACGCACGCGCCGCACTGTTGTATCAAGATGTGTTGAACAAGGACTTGCATCCCGCACAGGTGCGCGATGGTGCGCAGTTGTTTCGCACATGGTGGGCGTCGGGACAGGCCGCGAAACTGCAAGACAAACGCTTCCGTCCCCGGGACGGTGCACAGATTTTGGAAACGCTGAAGCGCACACGCCAATTTGGCGGTTGA
- a CDS encoding amidohydrolase family protein, translating into MRKLGAFLSAFLIAVPVLADAPIGDGAADLPLFDAHMHYKIEAWDDYPPSTVVELMDKTGVAQALVSSTPDRGTIKLWKFAPDRFVPEMRPYAGQANSRNWTTQPGMLDYIVKRLDSYPHTGIGEFHLHRIDVRDKDLINGIVSLAVERDLFIHIHSGAEPVRFLFKLEPRLKIIWAHAGMSDPPHIIRDLMDRHENLYADTSYREHDILSPDGIDAKWKALLIDHADRFMVGSDTWVNDQWAMYQELMGMNRKWLRYLPKAVAEQIAFKNAERLYQRKIQLD; encoded by the coding sequence ATGAGAAAACTTGGCGCATTTTTATCCGCTTTCCTCATTGCGGTGCCTGTTTTGGCTGACGCCCCCATCGGCGACGGCGCAGCCGACTTGCCTTTGTTCGACGCCCACATGCATTACAAGATCGAAGCGTGGGATGACTATCCTCCCTCCACCGTTGTTGAACTGATGGATAAAACCGGCGTGGCGCAGGCGTTGGTATCGTCCACGCCCGATCGCGGTACCATCAAGCTTTGGAAATTTGCACCCGACCGCTTTGTTCCGGAAATGCGGCCCTATGCAGGCCAAGCCAATTCGCGAAACTGGACCACGCAGCCGGGGATGTTGGACTATATCGTCAAGCGTCTAGACAGCTATCCCCACACGGGCATTGGCGAGTTTCATCTGCACCGCATCGATGTTCGCGACAAGGACTTGATCAATGGCATTGTGTCCTTGGCCGTCGAGCGCGATTTGTTCATCCATATCCATTCAGGGGCCGAGCCTGTGCGGTTTTTGTTCAAGTTGGAACCGCGCCTGAAAATCATTTGGGCCCATGCGGGCATGTCGGACCCGCCCCACATCATTCGCGACTTGATGGATCGGCATGAGAATCTCTACGCCGACACGTCCTATCGCGAGCACGATATCCTGTCCCCAGACGGTATTGATGCGAAGTGGAAGGCCTTGCTGATCGATCATGCCGACCGTTTTATGGTGGGCTCTGACACGTGGGTGAACGATCAGTGGGCGATGTATCAAGAGCTGATGGGGATGAACCGCAAATGGTTGAGGTACTTGCCCAAAGCCGTTGCGGAACAAATCGCCTTTAAAAATGCCGAGCGTTTGTATCAGCGCAAAATCCAACTGGACTGA
- the aspS gene encoding aspartate--tRNA ligase gives MHPYRTHTCGELRLSDAGSEARLSGWVHRKRDHGGLLFVDLRDHYGLTQVVVDQSHADFATIESTRPESVVTVTGKVVQRTEDTVNRELPTGEVELVMEAFHLESQADVLPMQVAGGEDYSDEMRLTHRYLDLRRDKVHANIVLRSQIIASVRRRMTDQGFLEMQTPILTASSPEGARDYLVPSRQHPGKFYALPQAPQQFKQLLMVSGFDKYFQIAPCFRDEDARADRSPGEFYQLDYEMAYCTQDDVFEAIEPVLHGIFEEFGGDREVTPFPFPRIAYKDSMLKYGSDKPDLRNPLIITDVTEHFAGGGFGLFAKNIEKGAVVRAVPAPGASENPRSFFDKLNDWAREEGMGGLGYIIYNADGTAKGPIAKNLDDDRVAAIKEQTGANDGDAVFFVCQQENLAAKYAGFARDKVCDVLDVREGGKFKFCWIVDYPMYEMDEDTGDIEFSHNPFSMPQGGMDALQSKDPLDILAYQYDIVCNGVELSSGAIRNHLPDIMYKAFEIAGYDNSVVDEKFGGMINAFKYGAPPHGGSAPGIDRMVMLLADEPNIREVIAFPMNQQAQDLLMKAPAEADPKHLRELYLKLVPLPQAEKKSDAQEGEKPEG, from the coding sequence ATGCACCCCTACCGCACACACACCTGTGGCGAGCTCCGCCTCTCCGACGCTGGCAGCGAAGCGCGCCTTTCGGGCTGGGTTCACCGTAAACGCGACCACGGCGGTTTGCTGTTTGTGGATTTGCGCGACCACTATGGTTTGACGCAGGTGGTGGTGGATCAATCCCACGCCGATTTTGCGACCATCGAAAGCACGCGCCCCGAAAGCGTCGTGACCGTCACGGGCAAGGTGGTCCAACGCACCGAAGACACCGTCAACCGCGAACTGCCCACGGGCGAAGTTGAGCTGGTGATGGAAGCGTTTCATCTGGAAAGCCAAGCCGACGTCCTGCCCATGCAGGTTGCGGGTGGCGAAGACTATTCCGACGAAATGCGCTTGACGCACCGCTATTTGGATCTGCGCCGCGACAAGGTCCACGCCAACATCGTGCTGCGCTCCCAAATCATTGCCTCCGTGCGTCGTCGCATGACGGACCAGGGTTTCTTGGAAATGCAAACGCCGATCTTGACGGCCAGCTCGCCTGAAGGTGCCCGCGATTACTTGGTGCCGTCGCGCCAACACCCGGGCAAGTTCTATGCCCTGCCGCAAGCCCCGCAGCAGTTCAAACAATTGCTGATGGTTTCGGGTTTCGATAAGTACTTCCAAATCGCACCGTGTTTCCGCGATGAAGACGCCCGTGCCGATCGTTCACCGGGAGAGTTTTATCAGCTCGATTACGAAATGGCGTATTGCACCCAAGACGATGTGTTCGAAGCCATCGAGCCTGTTCTGCACGGCATCTTCGAAGAGTTTGGGGGAGACCGTGAAGTCACACCGTTCCCGTTCCCGCGCATTGCTTACAAAGACAGCATGCTCAAGTACGGCTCCGACAAGCCCGATCTGCGCAACCCGCTGATTATCACCGACGTCACCGAACACTTTGCCGGCGGCGGTTTTGGCTTGTTTGCCAAAAACATTGAAAAGGGTGCGGTGGTCCGCGCCGTTCCGGCACCGGGCGCGTCTGAAAACCCGCGCAGCTTCTTTGACAAGCTCAACGACTGGGCGCGCGAAGAAGGCATGGGCGGCTTGGGCTACATCATCTACAACGCCGACGGCACAGCCAAAGGCCCCATTGCGAAAAACCTAGACGATGACCGCGTGGCAGCCATTAAAGAACAAACGGGTGCCAACGACGGCGACGCCGTGTTCTTCGTTTGCCAACAAGAAAACCTGGCCGCCAAGTACGCAGGCTTTGCCCGCGACAAGGTTTGCGACGTGTTGGACGTCCGCGAAGGCGGCAAGTTCAAGTTCTGCTGGATCGTCGACTACCCCATGTATGAAATGGACGAAGACACGGGCGATATCGAATTTTCGCACAACCCGTTCTCTATGCCCCAAGGCGGTATGGATGCGTTGCAAAGCAAAGATCCGCTGGACATTTTGGCGTATCAATACGACATCGTCTGTAACGGCGTTGAGCTGAGCTCGGGCGCTATTCGGAACCACTTGCCGGACATCATGTACAAAGCGTTTGAAATCGCGGGCTACGACAACTCGGTCGTGGACGAGAAATTCGGCGGCATGATCAACGCATTTAAATACGGCGCACCGCCTCACGGTGGTTCGGCCCCGGGGATTGATCGCATGGTGATGTTGTTGGCCGACGAGCCCAATATCCGCGAAGTCATCGCCTTCCCCATGAACCAACAAGCCCAAGACTTGTTGATGAAAGCTCCGGCCGAAGCCGATCCCAAACACCTGCGCGAATTGTACCTAAAGCTGGTCCCCCTACCGCAAGCGGAAAAGAAAAGCGACGCCCAAGAGGGCGAAAAACCCGAAGGTTAA
- a CDS encoding thermonuclease family protein: MAHALWAQVQALDGARVIDGDTLEVNGERHRLHGIDAPERGQTCTTASASPWPCGQAAADALREHIAGRAVTCMANGRGRYGRLISVCRVGDEDLGRWLVKHGWAVAYRRYSKAYVADEDDAREAQLGLWSGKFTLPWDWRKQRRTR; encoded by the coding sequence TTGGCACACGCACTCTGGGCACAAGTGCAGGCGCTTGACGGCGCACGGGTTATTGACGGCGACACCTTGGAGGTGAACGGCGAACGCCATCGTTTGCACGGCATTGACGCCCCCGAACGTGGGCAAACGTGCACAACCGCGTCCGCTTCACCCTGGCCCTGCGGACAAGCCGCAGCGGATGCCTTGCGCGAGCACATCGCGGGGCGTGCCGTCACCTGCATGGCGAACGGGCGCGGACGATATGGACGCCTGATTTCCGTCTGTCGCGTTGGGGATGAGGACTTAGGCCGCTGGCTGGTTAAGCACGGCTGGGCAGTGGCGTATCGTCGTTATTCAAAAGCGTATGTTGCAGATGAGGACGATGCCCGCGAAGCCCAGCTCGGCCTCTGGTCCGGCAAGTTTACGTTGCCTTGGGACTGGCGAAAGCAGCGGCGTACACGGTGA